In the Ptychodera flava strain L36383 chromosome 1, AS_Pfla_20210202, whole genome shotgun sequence genome, TCAGATCTTGAGCCAACCTTCACACGCCTTATCCACCTGAGGAACGCTTTGACATAGGTCGTTTACAACAAAGGTGTTTAACATTTATCAATGCATGAATGACTTATCAGGTGCCGTCAACTAAGCTCtttgtgcaaaaaggtgttcgtagGCAGTTTTTCAGCGAGcgggcaaattttaaaattaatcagcaggcggggagaaaaaactatatttactgtgggcggggaggaaatttcattattttcagtgagCGGGGaggaaatttttgacagtgggtaccGGAAAAAAGTAGAGGGAGGAGAAagccgtggttgatagaacttgaggggagattaTAGCGCCTAACTCAGAgtggagcaatgttccaaggtatactgcaaGCTGCTCGaacggttttgtgttgatctgagttgcctagtgggcatctagtgggcaatggggaatttcagtagtggggagagggcagttgggagcttgaattgttgtggagAGTGGGGAGCGGGTAGaacatagatactggagggcagtgggcatcaaaatctAGTGGGAGGGTATATTTTCTGTGTATGCCAgcgggagggcagttacgaacagctctataTCGCCCTctaaattttaggtcaaggtcaaaaataggtaaaattggtatatcagccttcaaaacatgttttgtggtgGTTTTGCGAAATTTATGAAAACTACCAGTTAATTGGCGGCACCTGACTTATGAAATGACGGGGTAAAGCACGTGTATATAATCATTTACATATGATAATTTACAGTCAAACATTTCTTCTCTATTTCCATTTTTAGGAATTCATCAAACCACTTGCTCTGAGCGACTGTAAAATGATTTTTCCAATTTCCAACTTCCCCTTTCCGTATGTATGCACCACTACTGTCCCAACTTCCTTCGTGCAGAATTGCCCCAATACGAACGTCGACGCCTCTCTTCCTCATGGACTCAACAGTGGAACTTTGAACCACCATGTCAAGGCGTTCGTCGATGAGGGGTCGTCCCAAGAACTCAGCCACCCTCAATATTTCTGACTTCAAATCGAGTTTCATGTCTTCATAGTGCAGGTGCAAAACATTGTCTTGGAGGCCGTATTTTTGCCATGACGACACATGTTCCAACCATGGTCCGAACCAAACTTTGCCTTCAGCGAACTCCTTCACCCATTCTTCCCAGGTCAGTTCCATTCGGCTGAACTTAACTGACCTCATATAGTGATAGAGCGAAACGCAGACATCTTTTGGATTTCGtgtaatgtaaattattttacacTTTCTGTTGCCCTCTCGCCATGAAGAATGAAAGTGTTGTGGATGTACGTGACAAGCTAGAAGTCGGGGTGACGccatttttggtatatttttcTTGACATTACGGACATGTTCTCCATACAGTCCAGGCACGAATTCATCTGTCTTCTCGTAAACATAACAAAGGCGCACGGCTTTATCGGTAGGACTCAAGAACATATTCATGTCCTCATACATCGTTGAGATCACGTTTAGCATCCACAGCGTTCCCGACTTGGGAAAAGTGGCCACAACAACGTCACTGTCCCGTACATCCCAAGCACGGTCGAGGAGACGTCCTTTGACGGCTTTGATATCGTACATGTGCTCCATAAAGAAACACCCATCTTCGAAGAAACCCGGCCAACCCGACGTTGCCATTCTTTGAATCGCTGGTAATGTCGGTattataaagatttctgcactGTCACTGTTCCTTGGTTGCGCAAGTATAATGTGGCATGCAGCGAATTGGTAGTGTTGGCTATAATATTCATCTTACCTCCAGTGCTATTTCTGCTTGGCACAGTTGCATCCTTCCCTAGTGGTGGAGTATTGTTCTTGAGCTAACTCAACAAGAataacagaaaacaaaagcttatATTTGGCTCTTCTAGCCAAAGAGAAACTAGTTTTGCACACGGACAAAACCTTCAGCCAATAATATACAATCTTTTTTTCATTATGATTTGCttaatctgtatattatatCCCTACTTAATATCATCTCAATATTAACAATGCCACGTTACGGACAAACAACTGTCAGATGTAGTGATAAGTTGCAGCATATGCTAAACTAAAGAGACATACTGGAATGCAGTcaagtttgactaaaatatTCGCACTCAACGGTAGAAATTGCCGCCACAAATAGTTGCGGTTTGACAGCTCTTTACAAGCGTGGAAGACAACAAAATGTTGTACAAAACCAAACTGTCGCTTCAAAGTAAACATATGCAAAGTCTCGCAGCAAGTGTCCACCCATGTTAAACTCTCCTGAAACAATAAAAAACTTTGAACCGTAAAAATTACTCTCCCGATCGCGCGCTCTGAAAACAGTGAAGCGCCGCGCCTTGCCTCTACATGAATTCTAAGGCAGCGTCCAGTCGCTATTTTTCGCACAAGCATTTTGACgagtcatgaaatttcacgcatgcCTTTGGCGAGGGTCAACATTCTTCGCGCAACTGTTGGAAGGCAAGGTGTGGCCTATGTAGTGCTTTgtcacaaaatatcaaatcataatacatggtaGTCGATTGGACAAACTATGAACAACGTTCAcgaaaaacaagctatatctgtacaaatatgtatgtttgaaaaTTTACGTAGAtgaactttgcttgaagtgggaggtaaaaaatgaaattacttTTTGATTTCATCTAAAATATTGCTTCACTACATAGGAGAGTCtaagagaaaactatgaatgattttttacaatataaaactagctatatttgtgcatttatatacaTCTGATAATTGACATCAATGTACAgtgattagaatagggtggttacaaatgcgtgtgtgtacatgaaatttcactttggaatttcaacaaaaatgttgattcattattcGTTGTAGtctgtaagaaaaatgtgaatatttttttgaaatactaaacttgctaaatctgtgctttataagtgtttgatatttgatacaaatattcttgtttaatataggttgttcgaaagtacagataTGGACAACAAAcctgatattggaatttcacctcaAATAATATCCCACTACCTCCAAGGCTATTTCTGAACTGACGCCAGAGACTGGCTATATCCACCTCTATCCAAGCTAGCGTATGGAAAATCATAGCTTTCATAATTGTTGCATGCCCTCACGATTGTGACGATTCTGTATGTGTAATCGTCTTTGTTATTGTTTCTTAATTAGTAAAGTGACTGTCAATtgtaatgtttatgttttaatTATAGTAGCGAGTAACGTACTGTACTTGAGACATGTACTTAAGAGTCAACGGACATAACGAATGACATTCCTGGACTGCATTCCAGTACGTATCTTTGTTTTAGCATGTGTAGCAACTTATCACTTCTTCTGACAGTTGTTTGTGCCAACGTGGCAGAATTAATATTGAAATCGATTGTATTAAATGGGGATATCAATATAAAGATTAAGGCAGTAGTAATGAGTAAAACATTGTATGTTATTGGCTTAAGGTTTTGTCCATGTGCAAAACTAGTTCTGATTGGCTAGAAGAGTCAAATATTAGCTCTTGTTAGCTGACAttgtcacatacatacatacaaacatacatacatacacacacacatatattatatatatatatatatatatatatatatatatatatatatatatatatatatatatatatatgagacaaGTTAGCTTATAGGATGGTATGCATGACATTTGCATGATATTTGCCCACCTGCTTGGCTTTCTAGTGGGAGTTTATGTTCAATGATGATGACGTAGCAGCTCTCTTCTTCTTTTTCATTGGCAGCTCTCCTTTCCTGGGCTGCTGTCTGTTTACTCTCTTCAAACAGTTGGCGAAAGTTTTCTTGAACAGCTGCTATAGATTTCATCTTATCGGACGCCATCTGAAATTTTTCCTTTACCCTGGCTTTCAGGGCACGCTTTCTTGGTATAACGCCGACTTTTGTTAAGcttttcaacttttgcaacaGTTTGTGTACAGCTGATGAAGTTTGCCAGTGCGGTTTACTTAGCTCTCTCAGACCGTTGAACATCTGCTGGTGTATTTCTTGTTGGACATCAcgaaacaaaatttgcatggcttCAACATGTGTAACATGTGGAAACAATGATGCGGAACAGGcaatagaaaaaacaaactttgctgCCACAGTTAGGGGGTGTGGTACCATACCCACTTCGTCCAGGCTCCCTCCAAATCAAATGGTTTTTCCCTAATAAAGGTGTGAAAGTGTCGCTTGTAAATCTACCTTACTGCCGtctgcattttttttcaaaagtaaatttctctgttaaaattgcaaatttaactCCGAAATCATACTTTCTCTATCTATCgataaatttattttatgaGACTTACGGGTAATTCTTCTTAATAACATTGTACGACCCTTAATTCgccaaaatatttttgataaacatgtataaaattgcccaaaataggGTCGCAGACAATTTACCTTTGATCCGAGGAGCAGGCCTGCCAAGCCTGGCTAATGATTGGCCAACAAGTCCCGTGTGATGACCATGACCATCATATGACAGGCATGACGCCAACATAGTCATCACACAAAGCCTACCTTGTGCTTTATGCAGGGGGCCAGACTATGGCCTTCCCTACCACAGATAGCTGCGCTTTCACAGCTATTTAAAAACGCGTAAGACAAAATCCCGCTAAATGTTGTACAGAACTGAAACTCTCGCTTCAGAGTAAATTCTGCAAAGTCTTCCAGGAGGTATTCATCCATATTAAACTATCCCGAGACAATAAAAAATCTTGAACGTAAAATTACTCTCCTGATCCCGCGCTAAGAAACAGCGAAGCATCGCGCCTTGCCTCTACATGGATTCTATTAGGCTACATTCACAAACATCTTTGGAGGGGAAGTCAAAAAAGATGTTGTCTGATATCTTGATTTTGTCTTAGCAATACTGTACAGAGATATCGAGGGTAAATTGATAGCGACAGACATGACACAGGTAAGCCTTTTatattaaaaatgtttaatacGTGACATTAATTAACTTTTGAAagaatattgttttcaatacccTGTGCTTCTATCTACCTCCATGCTTAGCCCGAACACATACGTTCACTGATTGAAACATGGACCCTTTTACGTTCATTGTGTGTACATGGATTTAACCGCCTTTGTCTGCGGTAGCATAGAGGTACAGTCAACATACACGCGACTGCTTCGCAATAACTGCGGCAAAAAGCATCTTATTTGAATCAAAGAAGACATAAATGCATATACACTATAATATGAATGTATAGTAGATGAACTGTTGACTAAATGTTGTTAAGTTTTGAGAATACATCTAATATTGACGGAGAATCGTCTTCATAGTACTAGTATTTTGCGAACGTGGTAACACGAAGGTGTCAAGCACATAATGACGTACTGAAGGTGTAAATACGTGAAACTCTACAATGTCAGTGTCATATAGACCTTTCAAACATATTAATTACACTGATACTACAGATTCCGGTAACAGGACCTACCTAAGAAAAACTAACATTCTTTACAAATGCCTTTTCTATAATGATTACGTTATCAGTATTGTGACAGATTCAGTCCGATTTTTACGTTTGTGTCATTAAGTCATTATGTAAGCCTCGCCCACAAAAATCTCATAAGTTCCATACAGAATCTGtgcaccagatttgattctaatCCCTAAAGGCGTTCTTACTATATTGCGcccacagacacacagacaaacaaacacacacaaagacagacaaacatcGTATGTCACATGTGTCATAAgctcagacagacagataaacacacacaaagacagacaaacatcGTATGTGATATATGTCATAAgctcagacagacagacagatagacacacacaaagacagacagacattggtACGTCagtagctcacgtgtgtgaaaaTGTGAACTCTTCAGATAGAATGTGTCTCAGGGAAAGATTGACTCTCAGTTTGTTACATTACTTTCCCTGTATGCAGCTTGTATTGAAACCTACGGAgtgaaaatgtatttcttaCCATCATGCTGCAGTTCTTAAACTAAATCAGAAAACTTTCCCATCGATATCACATGAAGGCCCGTACAATAcacatatgcatacatacaggGTACGTAAACTGCATATGGCATGCCATAGATGGCTCTTTCAAATGTGTTGCGTACCAGTTCAGTCATTTGCCGGGTATTAAAAAGCAGAAAGGAAGATCGACGCTAGTTGAATGCTTAAATTAAGTACAAAAATTTATTTGttaaagtattcatatttaatcATAAACGATACTtatgtatatttctttggctaTTATACGACGAATGTGTCTTGGCAGACCTGTGCAGGAAAACGACAGGCCTGTAGCTGAGAATACAGCAGACAGGCTTTAAGAAAATACAGCGATTTGGGAATTCTTCAAGAAATAACAGAAATTGAATATGGCTACTTCATCGCAACCCTGCTTCTTGTTAATAATGTAAAGACTAACATTCTTTCCTTTAATGATTACCTAATGTGTTTTGCGACAAACTCAGTCCGATTTTTATGTTCGTGTATAAAGTGGGTAAATAGTAGATATTATAGTCTTACCAAAGAATAACGTGAATGACTGATGAgatatttgaagaaatgtttgtgtgtatgaCCATTTATTTCTGGTACTTTACAATCAAACTTTTCTTCTCTATTGCCGTATTAgatattaatatttatgaaaCAACTTGCTCTCAGCGACAGTCAAAATGGCCATTCAAATGTCCAAATTGTTCTTTCTCTGTATGCAAATACATATTATCATCATTCGTGATATTTGTTTTGATTGTGATTAATCTTCCATCGTTCGATGCAATGGATTTCACTTTGCGACACTGATCCAACAACTCACTGTTTTTCGTAAACATCATACAAGGGAACAAAATTAACTCCAAACATCATACAAGGGAACAAAATTGACTCCGttattttgaaaacagattTTCGCGAACATTACAACTGAAAATATACAGTGCAAATGTCGGAACGCAATGAATATACACTGATGGTTGACGATCGATCATGTTCTGTGAAAACAACTGGTAATAGATTTCTTTTCCAGTACCTTGCTTAGATTCAACGATTCGAACATCCATAAAATTTCTCGACAGCCTACAGAGCTATACTGATATTTACTTAAATGGAAAGACTGTATTAGGTACATCCCAACATTAAAACAGATCGCTTATCACTCGCAATCCTTCAGGTCTACAGTATACAAGTAGTGATATACATAAATTATTACTTCAACATGTAATTAGGTCAGGCAAACTTACCCAATGCTATATTGTCGTTTACGTCCACGACGTTAAACCTATGATATGACGTACTTGATATGACAATGGTGATACACTGTCCACACGTATATAGTGCTACAAGTTCAATGAGGCAACTTGTGACCCCTGTTTTTTCAAACCTTGCAAATTATCAACTTGATAGAGTGGCACCGAAAACATATACACTGAACATGGAGACACGCTTTGTTATTCCTATTGACCAATGCACTGTGTGGTATGGGTCACAGTTCTTTGTGGTTCAATACACTGCGATGGCCGATGTATGCATAATAGAAACATGCATTTCTAATGCCTACAGAGACCttcgccgtgtatcgaaccacaaccGACTGTAGTGTGAGTGTTATGTAGGTGTCATGGCTTATTTTCCTGGTCTTTTCTACATGCCTGTGCTCATCTCATATCATACCAAATGGAGAAAACCTTTCTCATCAGGTTTTGAGAACTATCAACTGCATTCAAGATTTATTTCTTGTGATAAAGTGATCGCTTTATACGTTCCAATAATTTGAGAGGATGTGCGATTTTTTAATGTTTCTGTAGAATCCAAGCCGACGAAAACATTGTTAAAATTTTGTCGGCTGTCAGCCTCTGGTGAAAACACTTTTAGTGAAAGTCCGCACGTATAATGGATAAACTGTGGATATCATATTTATGTTGCGATCATAGTTAGGGAAATATAAGTCGGGATGTATCGGCCTTGGATCGTAATACTTTCAATAattgacacaccaagatgtcgGTTGTAAGCACCAGTTTAGATGTTTATTACAAGTTGGCGAAACGTGATAATGCAGGTCTCGAATCTGTCATTTTACATTctacaaatttatattttttctaaACTTACATAACTGCAAAATTACTGGTAATATCATTATACAATGCTCATCTCAGGCAAATTTCCGTCAGTCTTTGATTGTTCCTTGTGATAAAATAAAGATCACAGCCAGGAATATACCGTTCTCCATTGTTCTCGTTTAAGTATTATGATTAAAGGTGTGGCGCGTTCTCCTTTTCGTCAGATCTTGAGACAACCTTCACACGCCTTATCCGCCCGAGGGACGCCTTGACATAGGTCGTTTACAACAAAGGCGTTTAACATTTATCAATGCATGAATGACttatcaggtgccgccaactaagctctTCGTGCAAAAAGGTCTTCGTACGCAGTTTTTCAGCGAGcgggcaaattttaaaattaatcagcaggcggggagaaaaagctatatttactgtgggcggggaggaaatttcattattttcagtgggcggggaggaattttttgacagtgggtaccGGAAAAAAGTAGAGGGAGGAGAAAGCCGTAATAAAATATAGCTGTATTTGCTAGCCTATACACCAGGCATCTACATTCATTGCATTACATATTGTAATAATCTGCGAGAATGTGGGATTTAATAATGTTTCTGACTAGAATCCCCGGAAGCTGACGAAAATGCTGGTGAAGCTATCCAATTTCGCCCGCTGCCGGTCTCTGATGAATTATATCAATATGATAAATTGTGAATTCAGACTTGACGAAATGACAGGAAAAAGCTTGTGTGTATTATCATTTAGTTATGATAATTTACAGTCAAACTTTTCTTCTCTATTTCCATTTTTAGGTATTCATCAAACCATTCGCTCTGAGCGACTGTAAAATGATCTTTCCAATTTCCACTTTGCCCTTTCCGTATGTAGGCACCACTACTGTCCCAACTTCCTTCGTGCAGAACTGCCCAATGACGAGAGTCGACGCCTCTCTTCCTCATGGACTCAACAGTGGAACTTTGAACCACCATGTCAAGGCGTTCTTCGCTGAGGGGTCGTCCCAAGAACTCAGCCACCCTCAATATTTCTGACTTCAAATCGAGTTTCATGTCTTCATAGTGCAGGTGCAAAACATTGTCTTGTAGGCCGTATTTTTGCCACGACGAcacatgtttcaaccatggTCCGAACCAAACTTTGCCTTCAGCGAACTCCTTCACCCATTCTTCCCAGGTCAGTTCCATTCGGCTGAACTTAACTGACCTCATAAAGTGATAGAGCGAAACGCAGACATCTTTTGGATTTCGtgtaatgtaaattattttacacTTTCTGGTGCCCTCTCGCCATAAAGAATGAAAGTGTTGTGGATGTACGTGACAAGCTAGAAGTCGGGGAGACGccatttttggtatatttttcttggcattaCGGACATGTTCTCCATACAGTCCAGGCACAAATTCATCTGTCTTCTCGTATACATAACAAAGGCGCACGACTTTATCAGTAGGGCTCAAGTACATATTCATGTCCTCATACATCGTTGAGATCACATTCAACATCCACAGCGTTCCCGACTTGGGGAAAGTGACCACTAGAACATCGCTCTCTCGCATATCCCAAGCACGATCAATGTCACGTTCTTTGATGGCTCTGATGTCATGGGCGTGCTCGATAAAGTAACATCCATCGTCAAAGAAACCCTTCCACTCTGATGTTGCCATTCCAGCAAGTACTGGCAATGTTGTGTTGTTGCACTAAAGAGTCAACACAGTCGCTGTGCCCTGCTATGATAGCCTTATGCCACGGCGCTTATGGGCTAGAGACAGTTTACCTGATAACATTGCAGTGGTCAAGCGGCACCCTAATTTGAAGGAAATATCCGtcgctgattggtcagtgtCATAATTTGAACACTCCCCTGTCGAAAAAAAATCGAGAATGACAACcagtttgttaaaattgtgcttGGCAAATTAGATCGTGGTAAAGAGGGTCTATACTTGTAGCATTGCACAGTAATGCACTGACAACACGGGATGTCATTTTTGATGGCCaatacaaatgtatgtatgtatgtatgtatgtatgtatgtatgtatgtatgtatgtatgtatgtatgtatgtatgtatgtatgtatgtatgtatgtatgtatgtatgtatgtatgtatgtacgtagtacgtatgtatgtatgtatgtatgtatgtatgtatgtatgtatgtacgtacgtacgtacgtacgtacgtacgtacgtatgtatgtgtgtatgtatgtgtgtatgtatgtatgtatgtatgtatgtatgtatgtatgtatgtatgtatgtatgtatgtatgtatgtatgtatgtatgtatgtatgtaaaggGCTGATATATTGTATTAGACACGCATTAACATATGTCAAAGACCTGTTGGTGGGGCTTAATAAAGTTGActgttcagtttttttttcatgtcacaCTAAACATTAGCCAAACTGGTTCAAGGCTTCCAGCAAGTGAACCAGGGCACTGCTGTTTGAAAACATATAAACATGTGACGTAGAAGTGTTCAACAATCAAGAAACAGACTTTCTATGTCACCAAAAGGTCAGTTTGGTTAACAAGTGTGTGTGGTTTGGAACTTCTGATCTTACTAAACATGTGATAAATTGTGTAGTGGTTTATATATTAGGAGGTTGATGGATCATAAGCTTATTTTGTCCCACAAAGATAAACAAATCAATCTGCCTCAGTTTCTCTGCATTGGTCTTCAAAGTAGTttgtgcctcgaaaatgaaagacatttggccacactttcctcaaggaaatgtTATACACTACCTTTtagaaatcaagaatataaatctCCGGTAACGGTACAAGGGAATATATTTACCGACAATTTAATTCTAAATGGTTGCCTTCCCTATTTTCACAACGATAAACCGGAGAACACTATATGTACTCCAGTGCCTCACAGCGGTAAATTAAAAAGGTgaggtaaaagtttgagaattcGAATATATATTCCCGAGGTTCATTCTACCTAAATATACATAGTGTAATTAGGAAGTTATCTCAACAGATATAAAAAGTCCATCATGAGAGGATTTTTAACTCGAATTTTTTCACAATCCTTAGCTGGTTTGTAGCTTGATTTGCAGCCTGTTGAGTTAACAAAATGTTGTGTTTACAATCTTTCTTTTGTGAACATCGAAAATCTAGAGTCACCCCGCTGACGTCACGTAACACGAGATGTCATTTCTGAGCGCCAATacaatgtacgtatgtatgtatgtatgtatgtatgtatgtatgtatgtatgtatgtatgtatgtatgtatgtatgtatgtatgtatgtatgtatgtatgtatgtatgtatgtatgtatgtatgtatgtaaagagTTGATACATTGTATTAGACTCGCATGTGTCAAAACCTGCAATATTTGGACTTGATGGACTAGGCTGTTCTGTTTTTGTATGTCACACAAAACTTTAGCAGAACTGGTTCGAGGATTGCATACCCTGCAAATAAACAAGGACACCTCTTTATGATAACATATAACGTTGTGACATAGCAGTGTATAAAGATCAAAGAATATACTCTCTATTTTACCTTAGGGTCAGTTTGGTATACACATAAATGTGTGgcttaaaatttacaaattcaccACACACATAAATGTTTATGCGTTGGTTGACATTGGTGGGTTTATTGATTGTATTGCAACCTGAAGGAGTCAACAAAtctttcagatttttgaaatcGACCTGTTTCATGTTTTTTCTAGACTGCATTGATCTTTGATACGCAAAACATGAtccaaaccagatatgaacggAAAATGTTTTGCAGATTTCTATAGATATTATTGCCACGAGTTTGAACATTGCAAGTAATGTTCATCGTATATAgcttgaattgaaaatatccttaaaaatataaatcagTGATTAGCTGAAAGGAAAATGTTAAACTTCTTTCACTGCTGTCATATCATTGTATCATCACTTTATCTTGCAACTTTAATCGCCTTTGGTCCAGTCGTTTGACTTCTAGTAGTCAAATTCTGAAGGCTCATGGAATATGCGAGGCATTAactgacatgaaaatataaaatgtttttCGCTACTACCACAAATTTCTAATAACTTTAGCGCTTTCATCAACTTTGTTCTTCCAATAATGGTTAAATATCACTTGTAAGGATATTTGCGGAAATATGTGTATTAAAAATTGCTTGCACAAAAAAACTAAACGTCTTTCACTTGTGTTATATCATTGTAAAATCAGTCTACCgagcaagttttatcaattttgtgcGAGTCCTCCCTTTTGAAAGTACCTCATTGGGTAACTCTTTACTCCTACACAGTAAAAAGATTCCCACTTGCACGACTTTGATCTCGTTTCTTATTTTGCCCCGTTCTCGCGCTATAGGTCGAATAAGGGCGTCAGGTTGGGGCCCAAGGTTCTCTATGATTCAGGTAAATAATGGTATAGAAATTATGTGATAAAATTCCcaaatttgactaaaaatgagATTTTTAAACTCTCGTTCCAGTCTCGTGAAACAGATGAAAGTTTAAAATTCCATTACTAGTCGGTGCCCCAGTTTGATGTACCGGTGGCGAATGGTAATTAAAGTGATTTATAATTGACGAATTTGAAGTTTGTTAAGTATGTAAATCACGAATGAGCttgcatgaaaatgaaaatgtttttaaatacttttatgTTGTAGTCTCATCACAAGTTGTCACATGGCAACTTTCCACAACTTCGGTACGGTCCTTTCAGATTAGTGTGCTAAATTGGAAAAGTTCATTACACATGCAAATCAGTAATTAGTAATTAGACAAATGCTTAACGCCCAAAGTAACGGTAAATCTTGGTCAATatgcatagcaagtttcatcaaaatatataaAGTCAATCGTGATCTATACCTCATcaggaaagtttgttaaatgtgaaaattggtAATAAGTTGATATAAAGTGCTatacaaattacatgtatatcaatcTGCAATGTacattatatcatagtatcttcaatgtgcaTAGCAAGTTTCTTAAACTTTGGTCAAGCCGATCCAGACGTATATCTCTCGCTACAAAAggtcgttaaatatgcaaattattaatagctgataTAAAATTGCCAAATgtttaaacatttaaacatttgaGAGGATGTGCGATTTTTTAATGTTTCTGCAGAATCCAAGCCGACGAAAATGGTGTTAAAATTTTGTCGGCTGTCAGCCTCTGGTGAAAACACTTTTAGTGGAAGTCCGTACGTATAATGGGTATACTGTGGATATCATACTTATGTTGCGATCATAGTTAGGGAAATATAAGTCGGGATGTATCGGCCTTGGATCGTAATACTTTCAATAattgacacaccaagatgtcgGTTGTAAGCACCAGTTTAGATGTTTATTACAAGTTGGCGAAATGTGATATTGCAGGCCTCGAATCTGTCATTTTACATTctacaaatttatatttttttctaaacttACATAACTACAAAATTACTGGTAATATCATTATACAAAGCTCATCTCAGGCAAATTACACAC is a window encoding:
- the LOC139114335 gene encoding amine sulfotransferase-like; translated protein: MATSGWPGFFEDGCFFMEHMYDIKAVKGRLLDRAWDVRDSDVVVATFPKSGTLWMLNVISTMYEDMNMFLSPTDKAVRLCYVYEKTDEFVPGLYGEHVRNVKKNIPKMASPRLLACHVHPQHFHSSWREGNRKCKIIYITRNPKDVCVSLYHYMRSVKFSRMELTWEEWVKEFAEGKVWFGPWLEHVSSWQKYGLQDNVLHLHYEDMKLDLKSEILRVAEFLGRPLIDERLDMVVQSSTVESMRKRGVDVRIGAILHEGSWDSSGAYIRKGEVGNWKNHFTVAQSKWFDEFLKMEIEKKCLTVNYHM
- the LOC139128155 gene encoding sulfotransferase 1 family member D1-like, whose amino-acid sequence is MATSEWKGFFDDGCYFIEHAHDIRAIKERDIDRAWDMRESDVLVVTFPKSGTLWMLNVISTMYEDMNMYLSPTDKVVRLCYVYEKTDEFVPGLYGEHVRNAKKNIPKMASPRLLACHVHPQHFHSLWREGTRKCKIIYITRNPKDVCVSLYHFMRSVKFSRMELTWEEWVKEFAEGKVWFGPWLKHVSSWQKYGLQDNVLHLHYEDMKLDLKSEILRVAEFLGRPLSEERLDMVVQSSTVESMRKRGVDSRHWAVLHEGSWDSSGAYIRKGQSGNWKDHFTVAQSEWFDEYLKMEIEKKSLTVNYHN